The proteins below are encoded in one region of Cucurbita pepo subsp. pepo cultivar mu-cu-16 chromosome LG10, ASM280686v2, whole genome shotgun sequence:
- the LOC111803919 gene encoding uncharacterized protein LOC111803919, protein MLLSSSSLVRALPVNRLNSFCKPANPRTAVKIQAMAKEGSESEGGIAETLAIAGGLVATPVIGWSLYTLKTTGCGLPPGPGGSLGALEGVSYLAVVGIVGWSAYTKTKTGSGLPNGPFGLLGAVEGLSYLSLLAILVVFGLQYFEQGYIPGPLPADQCFG, encoded by the coding sequence ATGCTACTGTCATCATCCTCTTTAGTTCGAGCATTGCCGGTTAATCGTTTGAATTCGTTTTGTAAACCGGCGAATCCACGGACGGCAGTGAAGATTCAGGCCATGGCAAAGGAAGGAAGCGAGAGCGAAGGGGGCATTGCAGAGACGTTGGCAATAGCCGGGGGGTTAGTGGCGACCCCAGTGATCGGTTGGTCGCTGTACACCCTGAAAACAACCGGGTGCGGGCTGCCGCCGGGGCCAGGCGGGTCACTCGGCGCATTGGAAGGCGTCAGCTACTTGGCGGTGGTGGGCATCGTGGGTTGGTCGGCATACACGAAGACGAAAACTGGATCTGGCCTGCCCAACGGCCCTTTTGGGCTATTGGGCGCGGTGGAAGGTCTGTCGTACTTGAGTTTATTGGCTATCTTGGTCGTTTTTGGGTTGCAGTACTTCGAACAGGGGTACATCCCCGGCCCTCTTCCGGCTGATCAGTGCTTTGGTTGA